In Plodia interpunctella isolate USDA-ARS_2022_Savannah chromosome 22, ilPloInte3.2, whole genome shotgun sequence, the following proteins share a genomic window:
- the LOC128679928 gene encoding focal adhesion kinase 1-like isoform X15 has translation MVMESVQQTGRFWPLSPRLWRRSNEYSKVVFEPRRPPLSPIETRKFDNTPDLLRRNIVRERLEHLNLESAIKEEKRWSVDSRKPPKDERRKPEDLVKLRVKKQRQPRPNSLQLLLCPSSSGHYSSNTWRYTRVRSKSHEPEGGGRCADGPLARAMQPAPAGSPKRHPSAVTQGTAAGDQSTLKVHFPNGGFNVVRASADDDVRSVLRLLAARLAAGDRVYANCYALRARRLTTGKIRWIHQDTPVSELLSKWPASEWRLELRVRYLPANLRELCEADRVTFHYYYDQLRHDYLNANHPMVDQDLAIQICCLEIKYFCKDNQISLDKKFNIEYLEKEFGLHKFLPKSVLEAIKPKVLKKAIQQQFKKVATLGEAEGMLRFVQTLHAHLGYDRESFTGALGSEWAIPVELAIGPDIDISYVSHKAGEPATYSKIASFCDIVAVQTLKSNCSQQSQTQSGSCGKAALQLRVKGATETLTITCSSVEAAESLADLVDGYCRLVTDSQTSLWNRTTAEMSSSSSEGKTSSWEANTATLLSEDYAEIVDDDADYSTPAVRDYELVRNQIELTGIIGEGQFGDVHKGTCRVTSANHPSLRRQLAQQKQQGKCSGGEYILPVAVKTCKMDADLDTAEKFLEEAYIMQQFSHPHIIGLVGVCSSPPIWIVMELATLGEMRAYLQQNARRLETCTLVLYIYQLSTALSYLESKKFVHRDIAARNVLVSTPTCVKLADFGLSKMVDDKSYYKASRGKLPIKWMAPESINFRRFTSASDVWMFGVCMWEILMLGVKPFIGVKNNDVIGKLENGERLALPPKCPPRLYSVMSRCWSYEPSQRPTAHSLKETLFEILQEERSSAWDTMRRENRRVAAASWGDDPPPKPTRPPTNLSAVDANPAQSVGAAPQTYIVAQNPLVLAHLLRENQSRAIDPQAYTTPASSPEFDTEQAVERRLLAELARQQHQSEEDRIWLQKQEDNLKRLSNMQLSTESEQSEPKPETVETRASSQPPSGTNSTETSPANTVNPKDRPSSDDKTRGAGTEPVYALTTGVVRGVMQLAQAARAPPAAVLAAVRAVGQALRALCAAVDLVVVPFPPQAQREVEMAHQVLSKDMAALVEAMRLAIQYANTTLHDEYTKRMLAAAHVLAMDAKNLLDVVDCIRERHPHIDWRAALRPDAAPAPAPIPQNQTLTSHNQAYAPQNQTYTPQNPVLSNQSSIQEEETPSPKPDFKINQPVTTGINVTEHLPKEHSSLPATSNRVSALIHNYNLYGNVREPQHIYGNTEVGGSFQNSSSSISDDGKVDVAPMESVKSRVQAISGKIDSPPIYSVSKKMIPLDPNNDQG, from the exons ATGGTTATGGAGTCGGTGCAACAGACTGGGCGATTCTGGCCCCTATCTCCTCGACTATGGAGAAGGAGCAATGAATACTCGAAAGTCGTATTCGAGCCTCGAAGACCACCATTGTCTCCGATAGAAACGCGCAAATTTGACAATACTCCAGATTTGCTTCGACGGAATATTGTTAGGGAGAGATTGGAGCATTTGAATTTAGAGAGCGcgataaaagaagaaaaaagatGGAGTGTGGATTCAAGGAAGCCGCCGAAAGACGAAAGGAGGAAGCCAGAGGATTTGGTGAAGTTGAGAGTGAAGAAGCAAAGACAGCCAAGACCGAACAGTTTGCAGTTGCTGCTGTGCCCTTCGAGCTCGGGACATTATAGCAGTAACACTTGGCGGTACACGAGGGTGCGGTCCAAAAG CCATGAACCTGAGGGCGGCGGGCGTTGCGCGGACGGGCCGCTAGCGCGCGCGATGCAGCCAGCGCCGGCCGGCTCGCCCAAGCGGCATCCTAGTGCGGTGACACAGG GCACAGCAGCCGGCGACCAGTCCACCCTCAAAGTCCATTTTCCCAACGGAGGGTTCAACGTAGTCCGGGCGTCAGCTGATGACGATGTCAGATCAGTGCTGCGGCTGCTGGCTGCGAGACTGGCCGCTGGAGACAGGGTGTACGCCAATTGCTATGCGCTGCGGGCACGGAGGCTAACCACTGGCAAg ATCCGATGGATCCACCAGGACACGCCAGTGTCGGAGCTGCTCAGCAAATGGCCGGCGAGCGAGTGGAGGCTGGAGCTCAGGGTGCGGTACCTGCCCGCCAACCTGCGGGAACTGTGCGAAGCGGACCGCGTCACTTTCCACTACTATTACGACCAG TTGCGACACGACTACCTCAATGCCAATCATCCTATGGTAGACCAGGATTTGGCTATACAAATATGCTGTTTAGAAATAAA GTACTTTTGTAAGGATAACCAGATATCCCTGGACAAGAAGTTCAACATCGAATACCTGGAGAAAGAGTTCGGCCTACACAAGTTCCTGCCCAAATCTGTGCTCGAAGCGATCAAACCCAAAGTGCTGAAGAAGGCAATACAGCAGCAatttaaaaag GTGGCGACGCTGGGCGAGGCGGAAGGCATGCTGCGCTTCGTGCAGACGCTGCACGCGCACCTCGGGTACGACCGCGAGAGCTTCACGGGCGCGCTCGGCTCCGAGTGGGCCATCCCCGTCGAGCTCGCCATCGGGCCCGACATCG ATATATCGTACGTTTCACACAAGGCAGGCGAGCCAGCGACATATTCAAAAATAGCATCGTTCTGCGACATAGTAGCCGTGCAAACCCTAAAGTCTAACTGTTCGCAACAATCACAAACACAG AGTGGATCTTGTGGCAAAGCAGCGCTTCAGTTGAGAGTGAAAGGAGCGACGGAAACGCTAACGATCACATGCAGCAGTGTCGAG GCTGCAGAAAGTTTAGCGGATCTAGTGGACGGCTACTGCAGACTGGTGACCGACTCACAGACCTCACTATGGAACAGAACCA CGGCGGAAATGAGCAGCAGTTCGTCCGAAGGCAAGACCAGTTCGTGGGAGGCGAACACCGCCACCCTGCTGTCTGAAGACTACGCTGAGATTGTGGACGACGACGCTGACTACTCCACGCCAGCTG tacgTGACTATGAGTTGGTGAGGAATCAGATTGAACTGACTGGCATCATCGGTGAAGGACAGTTTGGTGATGTTCAcaaag GTACCTGCCGAGTGACGTCAGCGAACCATCCATCTTTACGAAGACAACTAGcgcaacaaaaacaacaagGCAAATGTTCCGGCGGAGAGTATATATTACCTGTGGCCGTCAAAACTTGCAAGATGGACGCCGATTTGGACACCGCCGAGAAGTTTCTCGAAGAGGCTT ATATAATGCAGCAGTTCTCTCACCCGCACATCATCGGGCTGGTGGGGGTCTGCAGCAGCCCCCCCATCTGGATCGTCATGGAACTGGCCACTCTTGGGGAAATGAGGGCTTATCTACAGCAGAACGCTAGGAG ATTGGAGACGTGCACACTGGTGCTGTACATCTACCAGCTGTCGACGGCGCTCAGCTATCTGGAGAGCAAGAAGTTCGTGCACAGGGATATAGCTGCCAGAAATGTTCTTGTCTCCACACCTACCTGTGTCAAG CTTGCAGATTTCGGCCTATCCAAGATGGTGGACGACAAATCGTACTACAAGGCGTCGCGCGGGAAACTGCCCATAAAGTGGATGGCCCCGGAGTCCATCAACTTCCGGCGGTTCACTTCCGCTTCTGATGTCTGGATGTTTG gTGTATGTATGTGGGAGATCCTTATGTTAGGGGTGAAGCCCTTTATAGGGGTGAAAAACAATGACGTCATCGGAAAACTAGAGAATGGCGAGCGACTGGCTCTACCCCCCAAATGCCCCCCGAGATTGTACTCAGTTATGTCCAGATGTTGGTCGTACGAACCTTCGCAACGGCCTACTGCGCATAGCCTGAAGGAAACACTATT CGAGATCCTGCAGGAGGAGCGCAGCTCGGCGTGGGACACCATGCGGCGCGAGAACAGACGCGTGGCCGCCGCCTCCTGGGGCGACGACCCGCCGCCCAAGCCCACGCGTCCGCCCACCAACCTCTCCG CGGTGGACGCAAACCCAGCGCAATCCGTCGGCGCGGCGCCGCAAACCTACATCGTGGCGCAGAACCCGCTCGTCCTTGCTCACCTTCTACGGGAGAACCAGTCCCGCGCCATCGACCCGCAGGCGTACACCACCCCCGCATCG AGTCCAGAATTCGACACGGAGCAAGCGGTGGAAAGGCGTCTGTTGGCTGAATTAGCGAGACAACAACATCAGAGCGAAGAGGATAGAATATGGCTTCAAAAACAAGAAGATAATCTG aagcGGCTATCAAACATGCAGTTGTCAACGGAGAGCGAGCAGAGCGAACCCAAACCTGAGACCGTCGAGACGCGTGCCTCTAGTCAACCGCCATCAG GCACGAACTCTACAGAAACCAGTCCAGCTAACACAGTGAATCCGAAAGACAGGCCTTCCAGTGATGATAAG ACTCGGGGCGCTGGCACGGAGCCGGTGTACGCGCTGACGACGGGCGTGGTGCGCGGCGTGATGCAGCTCGCGCAGGCCGCGCGTGCGCCGCCCGCCGCCGTGCTCGCCGCCGTGCGCGCTGTCGGCCAGGCGCTGCGCGCTCTGTGCGCTGCTGTCGACCTCGTCGTGGTGCCCTTCCCGCCGCAGGCGCAGCG TGAGGTGGAAATGGCGCATCAAGTGCTCAGCAAGGACATGGCTGCGTTGGTCGAAGCGATGCGGCTCGCTATACAATACGCCAACACCACGCTACACGATGAATACACCAA ACGAATGCTCGCGGCCGCACACGTGCTCGCGATGGACGCCAAGAATCTCCTCGACGTCGTGGACTGCATCCGCGAGCGACACCCCCACATCGACTGGCGCGCGGCCCTCCGCCCCGACGCCGCCCCCGCACCCGCCCCCATCCCCCAAAACCAAACCCTCACCTCCCACAACCAAGCCTACGCTCCTCAAAACCAAACCTACACCCCCCAAAACCCAGTGCTTAGCAACCAATCCTCTATACAAGAAGAGGAGACACCATCCCCGAAACCAGACTTCAAAATCAACCAACCCGTAACGACCGGAATAAACGTCACTGAACACCTACCGAAAGAACACAGCAGTCTCCCCGCCACTTCCAACAGAGTGTCCGCCTTGATACATAATTACAATCTGTACGGCAATGTCAGGGAACCGCAACATATTTATGGCAACACCGAAGTCGGCGGTTCTTTCCAGAATTCCTCGTCCAGCATCAGCGACGACGGCAAAGTCGATGTGGCTCCGATGGAGTCTGTCAAGAGCAGAGTCCAAGCCATTTCTGGCAAAATAGATTCGCCCCCAATCTACTCTGTCAGCAAAAAGATGATCCCTCTAGATCCGAACAACGATCAAGGGTGA
- the LOC128679928 gene encoding focal adhesion kinase 1-like isoform X5 — MVMESVQQTGRFWPLSPRLWRRSNEYSKVVFEPRRPPLSPIETRKFDNTPDLLRRNIVRERLEHLNLESAIKEEKRWSVDSRKPPKDERRKPEDLVKLRVKKQRQPRPNSLQLLLCPSSSGHYSSNTWRYTRVRSKSHEPEGGGRCADGPLARAMQPAPAGSPKRHPSAVTQGTAAGDQSTLKVHFPNGGFNVVRASADDDVRSVLRLLAARLAAGDRVYANCYALRARRLTTGKIRWIHQDTPVSELLSKWPASEWRLELRVRYLPANLRELCEADRVTFHYYYDQLRHDYLNANHPMVDQDLAIQICCLEIKYFCKDNQISLDKKFNIEYLEKEFGLHKFLPKSVLEAIKPKVLKKAIQQQFKKVATLGEAEGMLRFVQTLHAHLGYDRESFTGALGSEWAIPVELAIGPDIDISYVSHKAGEPATYSKIASFCDIVAVQTLKSNCSQQSQTQSGSCGKAALQLRVKGATETLTITCSSVEAAESLADLVDGYCRLVTDSQTSLWNRTTAEMSSSSSEGKTSSWEANTATLLSEDYAEIVDDDADYSTPAVRDYELVRNQIELTGIIGEGQFGDVHKGTCRVTSANHPSLRRQLAQQKQQGKCSGGEYILPVAVKTCKMDADLDTAEKFLEEAYIMQQFSHPHIIGLVGVCSSPPIWIVMELATLGEMRAYLQQNARRLETCTLVLYIYQLSTALSYLESKKFVHRDIAARNVLVSTPTCVKLADFGLSKMVDDKSYYKASRGKLPIKWMAPESINFRRFTSASDVWMFGVCMWEILMLGVKPFIGVKNNDVIGKLENGERLALPPKCPPRLYSVMSRCWSYEPSQRPTAHSLKETLFEILQEERSSAWDTMRRENRRVAAASWGDDPPPKPTRPPTNLSAAVDANPAQSVGAAPQTYIVAQNPLVLAHLLRENQSRAIDPQAYTTPASVFNTVAVDFAETLPENEQIVDKIINDESVDIPLQTVPIPVASLHKLDPVVPEQTDDTLTVVVGASCDNLCQNQTVSPRADVTSPPQDAESTEPYANRVRSLERNTRSALSTAERAPIRMGSLERNARGSLSHRGSPVPIAPFTRQHSVPASPPPRSRREQDVGQFSVQGAINAQLAASVVNKMRHQPEPPLVEEIYDFGGDNVKSCAAIAAQKAMSKPYRPSVSGMSVSHPNTYGVPVGVVQGVPYSQSQKSKQPFIRSSSPVYPQMPQNYMPQSGPSFVPQQIYSSQVVGAQPMLFKPQATPQSAQSTAVFRPQYTAADSLYASRQECSAQVQSPEFDTEQAVERRLLAELARQQHQSEEDRIWLQKQEDNLKRLSNMQLSTESEQSEPKPETVETRASSQPPSGTNSTETSPANTVNPKDRPSSDDKTRGAGTEPVYALTTGVVRGVMQLAQAARAPPAAVLAAVRAVGQALRALCAAVDLVVVPFPPQAQREVEMAHQVLSKDMAALVEAMRLAIQYANTTLHDEYTKRMLAAAHVLAMDAKNLLDVVDCIRERHPHIDWRAALRPDAAPAPAPIPQNQTLTSHNQAYAPQNQTYTPQNPVLSNQSSIQEEETPSPKPDFKINQPVTTGINVTEHLPKEHSSLPATSNRVSALIHNYNLYGNVREPQHIYGNTEVGGSFQNSSSSISDDGKVDVAPMESVKSRVQAISGKIDSPPIYSVSKKMIPLDPNNDQG, encoded by the exons ATGGTTATGGAGTCGGTGCAACAGACTGGGCGATTCTGGCCCCTATCTCCTCGACTATGGAGAAGGAGCAATGAATACTCGAAAGTCGTATTCGAGCCTCGAAGACCACCATTGTCTCCGATAGAAACGCGCAAATTTGACAATACTCCAGATTTGCTTCGACGGAATATTGTTAGGGAGAGATTGGAGCATTTGAATTTAGAGAGCGcgataaaagaagaaaaaagatGGAGTGTGGATTCAAGGAAGCCGCCGAAAGACGAAAGGAGGAAGCCAGAGGATTTGGTGAAGTTGAGAGTGAAGAAGCAAAGACAGCCAAGACCGAACAGTTTGCAGTTGCTGCTGTGCCCTTCGAGCTCGGGACATTATAGCAGTAACACTTGGCGGTACACGAGGGTGCGGTCCAAAAG CCATGAACCTGAGGGCGGCGGGCGTTGCGCGGACGGGCCGCTAGCGCGCGCGATGCAGCCAGCGCCGGCCGGCTCGCCCAAGCGGCATCCTAGTGCGGTGACACAGG GCACAGCAGCCGGCGACCAGTCCACCCTCAAAGTCCATTTTCCCAACGGAGGGTTCAACGTAGTCCGGGCGTCAGCTGATGACGATGTCAGATCAGTGCTGCGGCTGCTGGCTGCGAGACTGGCCGCTGGAGACAGGGTGTACGCCAATTGCTATGCGCTGCGGGCACGGAGGCTAACCACTGGCAAg ATCCGATGGATCCACCAGGACACGCCAGTGTCGGAGCTGCTCAGCAAATGGCCGGCGAGCGAGTGGAGGCTGGAGCTCAGGGTGCGGTACCTGCCCGCCAACCTGCGGGAACTGTGCGAAGCGGACCGCGTCACTTTCCACTACTATTACGACCAG TTGCGACACGACTACCTCAATGCCAATCATCCTATGGTAGACCAGGATTTGGCTATACAAATATGCTGTTTAGAAATAAA GTACTTTTGTAAGGATAACCAGATATCCCTGGACAAGAAGTTCAACATCGAATACCTGGAGAAAGAGTTCGGCCTACACAAGTTCCTGCCCAAATCTGTGCTCGAAGCGATCAAACCCAAAGTGCTGAAGAAGGCAATACAGCAGCAatttaaaaag GTGGCGACGCTGGGCGAGGCGGAAGGCATGCTGCGCTTCGTGCAGACGCTGCACGCGCACCTCGGGTACGACCGCGAGAGCTTCACGGGCGCGCTCGGCTCCGAGTGGGCCATCCCCGTCGAGCTCGCCATCGGGCCCGACATCG ATATATCGTACGTTTCACACAAGGCAGGCGAGCCAGCGACATATTCAAAAATAGCATCGTTCTGCGACATAGTAGCCGTGCAAACCCTAAAGTCTAACTGTTCGCAACAATCACAAACACAG AGTGGATCTTGTGGCAAAGCAGCGCTTCAGTTGAGAGTGAAAGGAGCGACGGAAACGCTAACGATCACATGCAGCAGTGTCGAG GCTGCAGAAAGTTTAGCGGATCTAGTGGACGGCTACTGCAGACTGGTGACCGACTCACAGACCTCACTATGGAACAGAACCA CGGCGGAAATGAGCAGCAGTTCGTCCGAAGGCAAGACCAGTTCGTGGGAGGCGAACACCGCCACCCTGCTGTCTGAAGACTACGCTGAGATTGTGGACGACGACGCTGACTACTCCACGCCAGCTG tacgTGACTATGAGTTGGTGAGGAATCAGATTGAACTGACTGGCATCATCGGTGAAGGACAGTTTGGTGATGTTCAcaaag GTACCTGCCGAGTGACGTCAGCGAACCATCCATCTTTACGAAGACAACTAGcgcaacaaaaacaacaagGCAAATGTTCCGGCGGAGAGTATATATTACCTGTGGCCGTCAAAACTTGCAAGATGGACGCCGATTTGGACACCGCCGAGAAGTTTCTCGAAGAGGCTT ATATAATGCAGCAGTTCTCTCACCCGCACATCATCGGGCTGGTGGGGGTCTGCAGCAGCCCCCCCATCTGGATCGTCATGGAACTGGCCACTCTTGGGGAAATGAGGGCTTATCTACAGCAGAACGCTAGGAG ATTGGAGACGTGCACACTGGTGCTGTACATCTACCAGCTGTCGACGGCGCTCAGCTATCTGGAGAGCAAGAAGTTCGTGCACAGGGATATAGCTGCCAGAAATGTTCTTGTCTCCACACCTACCTGTGTCAAG CTTGCAGATTTCGGCCTATCCAAGATGGTGGACGACAAATCGTACTACAAGGCGTCGCGCGGGAAACTGCCCATAAAGTGGATGGCCCCGGAGTCCATCAACTTCCGGCGGTTCACTTCCGCTTCTGATGTCTGGATGTTTG gTGTATGTATGTGGGAGATCCTTATGTTAGGGGTGAAGCCCTTTATAGGGGTGAAAAACAATGACGTCATCGGAAAACTAGAGAATGGCGAGCGACTGGCTCTACCCCCCAAATGCCCCCCGAGATTGTACTCAGTTATGTCCAGATGTTGGTCGTACGAACCTTCGCAACGGCCTACTGCGCATAGCCTGAAGGAAACACTATT CGAGATCCTGCAGGAGGAGCGCAGCTCGGCGTGGGACACCATGCGGCGCGAGAACAGACGCGTGGCCGCCGCCTCCTGGGGCGACGACCCGCCGCCCAAGCCCACGCGTCCGCCCACCAACCTCTCCG CAGCGGTGGACGCAAACCCAGCGCAATCCGTCGGCGCGGCGCCGCAAACCTACATCGTGGCGCAGAACCCGCTCGTCCTTGCTCACCTTCTACGGGAGAACCAGTCCCGCGCCATCGACCCGCAGGCGTACACCACCCCCGCATCGGTATTCAACACTGTCGCCGTCGACTTCGCCGAAACTCTACCGGAAAACGAGCAAATCGTCgacaaaattataaacgaTGAAAGTGTCGATATTCCCTTACAAACCGTCCCTATTCCAGTAGCGAGCCTTCATAAGTTAGACCCCGTGGTACCAGAACAGACGGACGACACTTTGACGGTAGTCGTAGGCGCGAGTTGCGATAATCTGTGCCAGAATCAGACTGTATCCCCCCGCGCTGACGTCACCTCACCCCCGCAAGATGCTGAATCCACAGAACCGTACGCGAACAGAGTTCGGTCGCTCGAAAGGAACACTAGAAGCGCGTTGTCCACGGCCGAGAGGGCCCCAATCAGAATGGGGTCTTTAGAACGAAATGCAAGGGGTAGTTTGTCCCATAGGGGATCCCCGGTCCCAATAGCACCTTTTACGAGACAACACTCGGTCCCCGCTTCGCCCCCGCCGAGGAGTAGGAGAGAACAAGATGTCGGCCAGTTCTCAGTCCAAGGCGCGATTAACGCGCAATTGGCCGCGAGCGTCGTCAACAAAATGAGGCATCAACCCGAACCGCCATTGGTCGAGGAAATATACGACTTCGGCGGAGACAACGTCAAAAGTTGCGCCGCGATCGCGGCCCAAAAAGCCATGTCTAAACCTTACCGTCCTTCCGTTTCTGGCATGTCAGTGTCTCATCCTAACACTTATGGAGTCCCAGTAGGAGTTGTTCAGGGCGTTCCGTACTCCCAAAGTCAAAAATCTAAACAGCCCTTCATAAGGTCCTCAAGTCCAGTCTACCCTCAAATGCCGCAGAATTACATGCCCCAGTCAGGGCCGTCGTTCGTTCCTCAGCAAATCTACAGCTCTCAGGTGGTGGGGGCGCAGCCGATGCTATTTAAGCCGCAGGCGACTCCTCAATCGGCTCAGTCGACGGCCGTCTTCCGGCCGCAATACACGGCCGCCGATAGTTTGTACGCGTCGAGACAGGAATGCTCAGCTCAAGTCCAG AGTCCAGAATTCGACACGGAGCAAGCGGTGGAAAGGCGTCTGTTGGCTGAATTAGCGAGACAACAACATCAGAGCGAAGAGGATAGAATATGGCTTCAAAAACAAGAAGATAATCTG aagcGGCTATCAAACATGCAGTTGTCAACGGAGAGCGAGCAGAGCGAACCCAAACCTGAGACCGTCGAGACGCGTGCCTCTAGTCAACCGCCATCAG GCACGAACTCTACAGAAACCAGTCCAGCTAACACAGTGAATCCGAAAGACAGGCCTTCCAGTGATGATAAG ACTCGGGGCGCTGGCACGGAGCCGGTGTACGCGCTGACGACGGGCGTGGTGCGCGGCGTGATGCAGCTCGCGCAGGCCGCGCGTGCGCCGCCCGCCGCCGTGCTCGCCGCCGTGCGCGCTGTCGGCCAGGCGCTGCGCGCTCTGTGCGCTGCTGTCGACCTCGTCGTGGTGCCCTTCCCGCCGCAGGCGCAGCG TGAGGTGGAAATGGCGCATCAAGTGCTCAGCAAGGACATGGCTGCGTTGGTCGAAGCGATGCGGCTCGCTATACAATACGCCAACACCACGCTACACGATGAATACACCAA ACGAATGCTCGCGGCCGCACACGTGCTCGCGATGGACGCCAAGAATCTCCTCGACGTCGTGGACTGCATCCGCGAGCGACACCCCCACATCGACTGGCGCGCGGCCCTCCGCCCCGACGCCGCCCCCGCACCCGCCCCCATCCCCCAAAACCAAACCCTCACCTCCCACAACCAAGCCTACGCTCCTCAAAACCAAACCTACACCCCCCAAAACCCAGTGCTTAGCAACCAATCCTCTATACAAGAAGAGGAGACACCATCCCCGAAACCAGACTTCAAAATCAACCAACCCGTAACGACCGGAATAAACGTCACTGAACACCTACCGAAAGAACACAGCAGTCTCCCCGCCACTTCCAACAGAGTGTCCGCCTTGATACATAATTACAATCTGTACGGCAATGTCAGGGAACCGCAACATATTTATGGCAACACCGAAGTCGGCGGTTCTTTCCAGAATTCCTCGTCCAGCATCAGCGACGACGGCAAAGTCGATGTGGCTCCGATGGAGTCTGTCAAGAGCAGAGTCCAAGCCATTTCTGGCAAAATAGATTCGCCCCCAATCTACTCTGTCAGCAAAAAGATGATCCCTCTAGATCCGAACAACGATCAAGGGTGA